Proteins from a single region of Streptomyces sp. Tu 3180:
- a CDS encoding small secreted hydrophilic protein, with protein sequence MVFTRRMAALAAVVLIPLGVAATSFALADSPEPPKVPPRVELDSGSPTPTPTAPSARPEPTPSDEVVSRPPVTDSPAGDDDDDDRGRDSSDDGPGGDDGPGDDG encoded by the coding sequence ATGGTCTTCACTCGCCGGATGGCGGCCCTGGCCGCCGTCGTACTGATCCCCCTGGGCGTGGCCGCCACGAGCTTCGCCCTCGCCGACAGTCCCGAACCGCCCAAGGTCCCGCCGCGGGTGGAACTGGACAGCGGCTCCCCCACCCCGACGCCCACGGCCCCGTCCGCGCGGCCCGAACCGACGCCGAGCGACGAGGTCGTCTCCCGGCCTCCGGTGACCGACAGCCCAGCGGGTGATGACGATGACGACGACCGCGGCCGGGACTCCTCGGACGACGGACCCGGCGGGGACGACGGACCGGGTGACGACGGCTGA
- a CDS encoding Lrp/AsnC ligand binding domain-containing protein, whose translation MITAIVLIKTSVDRIPEIAEQIAALDSVSEVFSVTGTYDLIAMVRVRQHEDLAEVIPGRISKIPGVEGTDTHVAFRTYSQHDLEAAFAIGLDS comes from the coding sequence GTGATCACCGCGATCGTCCTCATCAAGACCAGCGTGGACCGGATCCCCGAGATCGCGGAACAGATCGCCGCGCTGGACAGCGTCAGCGAGGTCTTCTCCGTCACCGGCACCTACGACCTGATCGCCATGGTCCGGGTCCGGCAGCACGAGGACCTGGCGGAGGTCATCCCGGGCCGGATCAGCAAGATCCCCGGCGTGGAGGGGACCGACACGCACGTGGCGTTCCGCACGTACTCGCAGCACGACCTGGAGGCGGCGTTCGCCATCGGCCTGGACAGCTGA
- a CDS encoding aminotransferase class V-fold PLP-dependent enzyme → MSVSAVAADRSVRAPLPVLGRDVTVPLVTGGEVTYAALDYAASAPALQRVWDDVAAYAPYYGSVHRGAGYLSQLSTDLFENARRTVAGFLDCRAGDQVVFTRSTTDSLNLLAAALPAGCEVFVFETEHHASLLPWRDARVTYLDAPDSPRRAVETLERALADRDPSPGSRLRSSRGGPDGPALVCVTGASNVTGELWPVRELAAVAHAHGARIVLDAAQLAPHHAVSVTELDVDWVAFSGHKLYAPFGSGVLAGRADWLREAEPYLAGGGASRRVTRRADGGVDVEWHDGAARHEAGSPNVIGAHSIASACKALTEAGFDALAAREEHLIRTVREGLADVPEVRFLSLFGDDAPRVGVLSFVVEGWNSSHFAAALSAEYGIGVRDGLFCAHPLVRRLLGGDPEAQGECGAPEAAPGERSLNAIRVSFGAGTPDEHVERFVRAVGELVRDGAKWNYRTVDGRCVPDTSARTAAAGSA, encoded by the coding sequence ATGTCCGTCTCCGCCGTCGCCGCCGACCGGTCCGTCCGTGCCCCGCTGCCCGTCCTGGGCCGGGACGTCACCGTCCCCCTCGTCACCGGTGGCGAGGTCACCTACGCCGCCCTCGACTACGCCGCCAGCGCCCCCGCCCTCCAGCGCGTGTGGGACGACGTGGCCGCCTACGCGCCGTACTACGGCAGCGTCCACCGGGGCGCCGGTTACCTCTCCCAGCTCTCCACCGACCTGTTCGAGAACGCCCGCCGCACCGTCGCCGGGTTCCTCGACTGCCGTGCCGGGGACCAGGTGGTGTTCACCCGCTCCACCACCGACTCCCTGAACCTGCTCGCCGCCGCGCTGCCCGCCGGCTGCGAGGTCTTCGTCTTCGAGACCGAGCACCACGCCTCCCTGCTGCCCTGGCGCGACGCCCGCGTCACGTACCTCGACGCCCCGGACAGCCCGCGCCGGGCCGTGGAGACCCTGGAGCGCGCCCTCGCCGACCGCGACCCTTCCCCAGGCTCTCGGCTCCGCTCGAGCAGGGGAGGCCCCGATGGCCCGGCCCTGGTGTGCGTCACCGGCGCCTCCAACGTCACCGGTGAGCTGTGGCCCGTACGGGAACTGGCCGCCGTCGCGCACGCGCACGGCGCCCGGATCGTCCTGGACGCCGCCCAGCTGGCCCCGCACCACGCCGTCTCGGTGACCGAACTGGACGTCGACTGGGTCGCCTTCTCCGGGCACAAGCTGTACGCCCCCTTCGGCTCCGGCGTCCTGGCCGGCCGCGCCGACTGGCTGCGGGAGGCCGAGCCGTACCTCGCGGGCGGCGGCGCCAGCCGCAGGGTCACCCGGCGCGCGGACGGGGGAGTGGACGTGGAGTGGCACGACGGCGCGGCCCGTCACGAGGCCGGCTCGCCCAACGTCATCGGCGCCCACTCCATCGCCTCCGCCTGCAAGGCGCTCACCGAGGCCGGCTTCGACGCGCTGGCCGCGCGTGAGGAGCACCTGATCCGCACGGTGCGCGAGGGGCTCGCGGACGTCCCCGAGGTGCGGTTCCTGTCCCTGTTCGGGGACGACGCCCCGCGCGTCGGCGTGCTCTCCTTCGTCGTCGAGGGCTGGAACAGCTCCCACTTCGCCGCGGCGCTGTCCGCCGAGTACGGCATCGGCGTACGCGACGGGCTGTTCTGCGCCCACCCGCTGGTGCGCAGGCTGCTCGGCGGTGACCCGGAGGCCCAGGGCGAGTGCGGCGCCCCCGAGGCGGCACCGGGGGAGAGGTCCCTCAACGCCATCCGCGTCAGCTTCGGCGCGGGCACGCCGGACGAGCACGTGGAGCGGTTCGTGCGGGCGGTCGGGGAGCTCGTGCGGGACGGGGCGAAGTGGAACTACCGCACGGTGGACGGGCGGTGCGTGCCCGACACCTCGGCGCGCACCGCGGCGGCCGGCTCCGCGTGA
- a CDS encoding glycerate kinase — MLTRVVVAPSGFKESLSAEAAADAIAAGVRRVLPDAEIDRIPLVDGGEGTAPALAAATGGRLVALAATGPVGEPVGTHFALLGSRETAVVEMAAVAGLSLVPRTRRDPGATTTYGVGELIRAALDQGVRRVLVGCGDSGTSDGGAGALQALGARLLDADGFELPRGGRELTRLARIDPAGLDPRLDDVELLVACNPFNVLCGERGVARVFGPQKGATPAQVEELSAGLENWARVLTRDLAVTGTDLRHGPGTGASGGLGAGLAALGARLLPRFDVLLDHLDLDARLARADLVVTAEGALDHQTPRGKVPAEVARRAKRYGRPVLALAGTLGEGAHDVPGVDACHGILPAPMALAEALVRGAELLTDATERALRMIVLGARLPVHAEPAAAVRAEVSGTHRPSTVR; from the coding sequence ATGCTCACCCGTGTCGTCGTAGCCCCCAGCGGCTTCAAGGAGTCGCTGTCCGCCGAGGCCGCCGCCGACGCCATCGCGGCGGGCGTCCGCCGGGTCCTGCCGGACGCGGAGATCGACCGGATCCCGCTGGTGGACGGCGGCGAGGGCACGGCCCCGGCGCTGGCCGCCGCGACCGGCGGGCGGCTGGTCGCCCTGGCCGCCACGGGCCCGGTCGGCGAACCGGTCGGCACGCACTTCGCGCTCCTCGGCTCCCGGGAGACCGCGGTGGTGGAGATGGCGGCGGTCGCGGGCCTCTCCCTGGTCCCGCGCACCCGGCGCGACCCCGGCGCCACGACCACGTACGGCGTCGGCGAGCTGATCCGCGCGGCGCTCGACCAGGGCGTGCGGCGCGTCCTGGTCGGCTGCGGCGACTCGGGCACCTCCGACGGCGGCGCGGGCGCGCTCCAGGCCCTCGGCGCCCGGCTGCTGGATGCGGACGGTTTCGAACTGCCGCGGGGCGGACGTGAGTTGACGCGCCTGGCGCGCATCGACCCGGCCGGCCTCGATCCCCGGCTGGACGACGTGGAGCTCCTCGTCGCCTGCAACCCCTTCAACGTGCTGTGCGGCGAGCGGGGCGTGGCCCGGGTGTTCGGCCCGCAGAAGGGGGCGACCCCGGCCCAGGTCGAGGAGTTGTCGGCGGGACTGGAGAACTGGGCGCGCGTCCTCACCCGCGATCTCGCCGTCACCGGCACCGATCTGCGCCACGGCCCCGGCACGGGCGCCTCCGGCGGGCTCGGCGCCGGTCTCGCCGCCCTCGGCGCGCGTCTCCTCCCCCGCTTCGACGTCCTGCTGGACCACCTCGACCTGGACGCCCGGCTGGCCCGCGCCGACCTGGTCGTCACCGCCGAGGGCGCCCTGGACCACCAGACGCCGCGCGGCAAGGTCCCGGCGGAGGTGGCCCGCCGCGCCAAGCGGTACGGGCGCCCGGTGCTCGCGCTGGCGGGGACGCTCGGCGAGGGGGCGCACGACGTGCCGGGCGTGGACGCCTGCCACGGCATCCTGCCCGCCCCGATGGCCCTCGCCGAGGCCCTGGTCCGCGGCGCCGAACTCCTCACCGACGCCACGGAACGGGCCCTGCGGATGATCGTCCTGGGCGCCCGGCTACCGGTTCACGCGGAGCCGGCCGCCGCGGTGCGCGCCGAGGTGTCGGGCACGCACCGCCCGTCCACCGTGCGGTAG
- the trpD gene encoding anthranilate phosphoribosyltransferase, with product MSAVTPAGGDTAAGRSWPALLNGLLDGRDLSADDTAWAMDLIMRGEATDAQIAGFAVSLRAKGETVEEITGCVRAMYDHARVIEVPGATVDIVGTGGDGAKTVNISTMSSIVVAGTGAKVVKHGNRAASSASGASDVLEKLGVNLELTPLRVAEVAEEAGITFCFAVKFHPALRHVAAARGQLGIRTVFNFLGPLANPARVKAQAVGVADPRMAPIMAGVFAERGNSTLVFRGDDGLDELTTTATSRVWVVRDGKVDEETFDPRDVGIELVPVEALRGADASYNAEVARRLLDGEPGPVRDAVLLNSAAALVALEPGSGPLTERIRTGMAKAAEAIDSGAAKRVLERWVAVSNA from the coding sequence ATGAGCGCTGTGACCCCCGCTGGAGGCGACACCGCGGCGGGCCGCTCCTGGCCCGCCCTGCTGAACGGACTGCTGGACGGCCGGGACCTGTCCGCCGACGACACCGCCTGGGCGATGGACCTCATCATGCGCGGCGAGGCGACCGACGCGCAGATCGCCGGCTTCGCGGTGTCCCTGCGGGCCAAGGGCGAGACGGTCGAGGAGATCACCGGCTGCGTGCGGGCGATGTACGACCACGCCAGGGTGATCGAGGTGCCCGGGGCGACGGTCGACATCGTCGGCACCGGCGGCGACGGCGCCAAGACGGTGAACATCTCCACGATGTCCTCGATCGTCGTCGCCGGCACCGGCGCGAAGGTCGTCAAGCACGGCAACCGGGCCGCCTCCTCCGCGTCCGGTGCCTCCGACGTCCTGGAGAAGCTGGGCGTCAACCTGGAGCTGACCCCGCTGCGGGTGGCCGAGGTCGCCGAGGAGGCCGGGATCACCTTCTGCTTCGCGGTGAAGTTCCACCCGGCGCTGCGCCACGTGGCCGCCGCCCGCGGACAGCTGGGCATCCGCACGGTGTTCAACTTCCTCGGCCCGCTGGCCAACCCGGCGCGGGTCAAGGCGCAGGCGGTGGGGGTCGCCGACCCCCGGATGGCGCCCATCATGGCCGGGGTCTTCGCCGAACGCGGCAACTCCACGCTGGTGTTCCGCGGCGACGACGGCCTGGACGAGCTGACCACCACCGCCACCTCCAGGGTGTGGGTGGTGCGCGACGGCAAGGTGGACGAGGAGACCTTCGACCCGCGCGACGTCGGCATCGAGCTGGTGCCCGTGGAGGCCCTGCGCGGCGCCGACGCCTCCTACAACGCGGAGGTCGCCCGCCGGCTGCTGGACGGCGAACCGGGCCCCGTACGGGACGCGGTGCTGCTGAACTCGGCGGCGGCGCTGGTCGCCCTGGAGCCGGGCTCCGGCCCCCTGACCGAGCGGATCCGCACCGGGATGGCGAAGGCGGCCGAGGCGATCGACTCGGGGGCCGCCAAGCGGGTCCTGGAGCGCTGGGTGGCCGTCAGCAACGCGTAG
- a CDS encoding rhomboid family intramembrane serine protease: MIRDWSASAAGALRGSPAPVTHTLVVLCCLVFLLGPASGLNPAHGSEEELLAAQRAYFRRWGVIPADLFEGSPGALLTPATALFVHGGWVHLLGNMLFLHVFGVMTEARMGRVRFTVCYVGCGYLALLGYAAAHAGSGQPLVGASGAISAVLGAFLFLFPRARVTSLLPFLFFLPVRFPAWVVLPLWAALQWAAAGQAADGPGVAYLAHLVGFGLGLGYAWLRFGRAAAVSRRGAAPGPGRGTAARTRPVDRE, encoded by the coding sequence ATGATCCGCGACTGGAGCGCGTCGGCCGCCGGGGCCCTGCGGGGTTCGCCGGCCCCGGTGACCCACACCCTCGTCGTCCTGTGCTGCCTGGTCTTCCTGCTCGGGCCGGCCTCGGGCCTGAATCCGGCCCACGGTTCCGAGGAGGAGCTGCTCGCCGCGCAGCGGGCCTACTTCCGGCGCTGGGGCGTGATCCCCGCAGACCTGTTCGAAGGATCCCCCGGGGCCCTCCTCACCCCCGCCACGGCGCTGTTCGTCCACGGCGGCTGGGTGCACCTGCTCGGCAACATGCTCTTCCTCCACGTCTTCGGAGTGATGACCGAGGCGCGGATGGGCCGCGTGCGGTTCACCGTGTGCTACGTGGGCTGCGGCTACCTCGCCCTGCTGGGGTACGCCGCCGCCCACGCGGGCTCCGGACAGCCCCTGGTCGGGGCCTCCGGGGCGATCTCGGCGGTCCTCGGCGCGTTCCTCTTCCTGTTCCCCCGGGCGCGGGTGACCAGTCTCCTGCCGTTCCTGTTCTTCCTGCCGGTGCGCTTCCCGGCGTGGGTGGTGCTGCCGCTGTGGGCGGCGCTGCAGTGGGCGGCGGCCGGGCAGGCGGCCGACGGGCCGGGGGTGGCGTACCTGGCGCACCTGGTGGGGTTCGGGCTGGGCCTCGGCTACGCGTGGCTGCGTTTCGGGCGGGCGGCCGCCGTGTCCCGCCGGGGGGCGGCCCCCGGTCCCGGACGGGGCACGGCGGCACGAACGCGTCCGGTGGACCGCGAGTAG
- a CDS encoding NYN domain-containing protein, with protein MVETTGGGPQDGAAEVLDRPLPDGVRRRVVQIVADGFGGLTVTELPAQLRQYARFTPSRRAKFAGNAMATALESDPLFRQRIGEKLREAQPELTGALDSGSPPPAADPLDVAAAAYVLRPAGWVKLVTAAGEEAQRADAERADEETRAEMERLRAELARAREHTRAETERLRAELESSKKEAESLHRKLRSALSDVKRGEAALRKLRGEMEAVRAEGQAQVSAAESESRRLRARLGETEAALEAARRAAREGRSVEDMRVRLLLDTVLDAAQGLRRELALPPVSVRPAETVDAVEPGRMTPKDIAARALSEDDPAVLDQLLALPQAHLVVDGYNVTKTGYPQMPLEKQRLRLLGQLAQLAAQTGAEVTCVFDGAELAAPVLLAPPRGVRVLFSKPGVTADELIRQLVRAEPPGRPVIVASTDREVADGVARAGARPVASAVLLKRLS; from the coding sequence ATGGTGGAGACCACGGGCGGGGGGCCGCAGGACGGCGCCGCCGAGGTGCTCGACCGTCCGCTGCCCGACGGGGTGCGCCGCCGGGTCGTCCAGATCGTCGCCGACGGCTTCGGCGGGCTGACGGTCACCGAGCTGCCCGCCCAGCTGCGGCAGTACGCCCGGTTCACCCCCAGCCGCCGCGCCAAGTTCGCCGGCAACGCCATGGCCACGGCGCTGGAGAGCGATCCGCTGTTCCGGCAGCGCATCGGGGAGAAGCTCAGAGAGGCCCAGCCGGAACTGACCGGCGCCCTCGACTCGGGCTCCCCGCCCCCGGCCGCGGACCCGCTCGACGTGGCGGCCGCGGCCTACGTGCTCCGCCCGGCCGGCTGGGTCAAGCTGGTGACCGCCGCCGGCGAGGAGGCGCAGCGCGCCGACGCCGAGCGCGCCGACGAGGAGACCCGGGCCGAGATGGAGCGGCTGCGCGCCGAACTCGCCCGGGCCCGCGAGCACACCAGGGCCGAGACCGAGCGGCTGCGCGCCGAGCTGGAGTCGTCGAAGAAGGAAGCCGAGTCGCTGCACCGCAAGCTGCGCTCCGCGCTCAGCGACGTCAAGCGCGGCGAGGCCGCCCTGCGCAAGCTGCGGGGCGAGATGGAGGCGGTCCGCGCCGAGGGGCAGGCCCAGGTGTCGGCCGCCGAGAGCGAGAGCCGGCGCCTCAGGGCGCGGCTGGGGGAGACCGAGGCCGCGCTGGAGGCCGCGCGCCGGGCGGCCCGGGAGGGCCGCAGCGTCGAGGACATGCGGGTGCGGCTGCTGCTGGACACCGTGCTGGACGCCGCCCAGGGACTGCGGCGCGAGCTCGCGCTGCCCCCGGTGTCCGTGCGGCCCGCCGAGACCGTGGACGCCGTCGAGCCCGGCCGCATGACCCCGAAGGACATCGCCGCCCGCGCGCTGTCCGAGGACGACCCCGCCGTCCTCGACCAGCTGCTGGCGCTGCCGCAGGCGCACCTCGTCGTCGACGGCTACAACGTCACCAAGACCGGCTATCCCCAGATGCCCCTGGAGAAGCAGCGGCTCAGGCTCCTGGGCCAGCTCGCCCAGCTCGCCGCCCAGACCGGTGCGGAGGTGACGTGCGTCTTCGACGGCGCCGAACTGGCCGCGCCGGTGCTGCTGGCGCCGCCGCGCGGGGTGCGGGTGCTGTTCTCCAAGCCGGGCGTCACCGCCGACGAGCTGATCCGCCAGCTGGTGCGCGCCGAGCCGCCGGGCCGGCCCGTCATCGTCGCCTCCACCGACCGCGAGGTGGCCGACGGGGTGGCCCGCGCCGGCGCCCGTCCGGTCGCGTCGGCGGTGCTCCTCAAGAGGCTTTCCTAG
- a CDS encoding response regulator transcription factor — protein MNRILIVEDEERIASFVEKGLRANGFTTTVVPDGESGYAYALTGGFDLVVLDIGLPGRDGFTVLRELRESRVTTPVIVLTARDSVRDTVAGLEGGADDWMTKPFRFEELLARVRLRLRTAARAPEVTVLRSGDLSLDLRTRRARAAERTVDLTAREFVLLELFLRHPGQVLSREQILSHVWGYDFDPGSNIVDVYVRALRKKLGAERVETVRGMGYRLPA, from the coding sequence GTGAACCGGATCCTGATCGTCGAGGACGAGGAGCGCATCGCCTCCTTCGTGGAGAAGGGCCTGCGCGCCAACGGCTTCACCACCACCGTCGTCCCCGACGGCGAGAGCGGCTACGCGTACGCGCTGACCGGGGGGTTCGACCTGGTCGTCCTGGACATCGGGCTGCCCGGCCGGGACGGCTTCACGGTCCTGCGCGAGCTGCGCGAGTCCCGGGTGACGACGCCGGTGATCGTGCTGACCGCCCGGGACTCGGTGCGCGACACGGTGGCCGGCCTGGAGGGCGGCGCCGACGACTGGATGACCAAGCCGTTCCGCTTCGAGGAACTGCTCGCCCGGGTACGGCTGCGGCTGCGCACGGCGGCCCGCGCGCCGGAGGTGACGGTACTGAGGTCCGGCGACCTCTCCCTGGACCTGCGCACCCGCAGGGCGCGGGCCGCGGAGCGCACCGTCGACCTGACGGCCCGTGAGTTCGTGCTGCTGGAACTGTTCCTGAGGCACCCCGGGCAGGTGCTCTCCCGCGAGCAGATCCTGTCCCACGTGTGGGGCTACGACTTCGACCCGGGCTCCAACATCGTGGACGTCTACGTACGGGCGCTGCGCAAGAAGCTCGGCGCGGAGAGGGTGGAGACGGTCCGCGGGATGGGCTACCGGCTCCCCGCGTGA
- a CDS encoding SLC13 family permease encodes MLDDVSLNPRLTAALCVALSLCALLAVPGNFPGLSGDARLTLAVFALATCAWIGTPVDDTYIALGAGLALTVTGVISSDTLFGTLGDSTVWLLICAFVLAAAVTRTGLAGRAAAFLVGGARTVRQLTHLTTAALVVTAFAVPATSGRAALALPVFLALAKALADRKRLVVMLALLFPTVILLSAVATLIGAGAHLITVSVLWEATGDRVGFTQWLLLGLPLAVASSHLAAEAVLLTTTRRADRGGPVHITAEEIQRHSDRPVTGPWTQAEKRCALLLATVVALWCSEPLHRVPPAVVALIGAVVAASPALGTVRLKDALRTVPWSLLLFMAATMAMGVALAESGAAKWLVGGVPSGITPVMFLGVVVAVGTAAHLVLQSRSARSSVLVPLVVAAAAGAGVNPVAAALASTAAAGFCHTLPASAKPVTLFAEIPGTPTYTPRDLLRLSAVLAPLTAALVLLFAVAVWPLLGVPVTR; translated from the coding sequence ATGCTCGATGACGTGAGCCTGAATCCCCGACTGACCGCCGCCCTGTGCGTGGCCCTGTCACTGTGCGCGCTGCTCGCGGTGCCCGGCAACTTCCCCGGCCTGAGCGGGGACGCGCGCCTCACCCTCGCCGTGTTCGCGCTGGCGACCTGCGCCTGGATCGGCACGCCGGTCGACGACACCTACATCGCGCTGGGCGCCGGACTCGCGCTGACGGTGACCGGGGTGATCAGCAGCGACACCCTCTTCGGCACCCTGGGCGACTCCACGGTGTGGCTGCTGATCTGCGCGTTCGTCCTCGCGGCCGCGGTGACCCGGACCGGGCTCGCCGGGCGGGCGGCCGCCTTCCTGGTCGGCGGGGCGCGCACGGTGCGGCAGTTGACGCACCTGACGACCGCCGCACTGGTCGTCACCGCGTTCGCGGTGCCCGCCACCTCGGGCCGTGCGGCGCTCGCGCTGCCGGTGTTCCTGGCCCTCGCCAAGGCGCTCGCGGACCGGAAACGGCTGGTCGTGATGCTGGCGCTGCTGTTCCCGACCGTGATCCTGCTGTCCGCGGTGGCGACCCTGATCGGTGCGGGCGCGCACCTGATCACCGTGTCGGTGCTGTGGGAGGCCACCGGGGACCGGGTCGGCTTCACGCAGTGGCTGCTGCTGGGGCTGCCGCTGGCGGTGGCCTCCTCCCACCTCGCCGCCGAGGCCGTCCTGTTGACCACCACCCGGCGCGCCGACCGCGGGGGTCCGGTGCACATCACCGCCGAGGAGATCCAGCGGCACAGCGACCGCCCGGTCACCGGCCCCTGGACGCAGGCCGAGAAGCGCTGCGCCCTGCTGCTCGCCACGGTCGTCGCCCTGTGGTGCAGCGAGCCGCTGCACCGGGTGCCGCCGGCCGTGGTGGCGCTGATCGGCGCGGTCGTCGCCGCCTCGCCGGCGCTGGGCACCGTACGGCTGAAGGACGCGCTGAGGACGGTGCCCTGGTCGCTGCTGCTGTTCATGGCGGCGACCATGGCGATGGGCGTGGCGCTCGCCGAGTCGGGTGCGGCGAAGTGGCTGGTCGGGGGGGTGCCGTCGGGCATCACCCCGGTGATGTTCCTGGGGGTCGTCGTCGCGGTCGGCACGGCCGCCCACCTCGTCCTGCAGTCCCGTTCCGCCCGTTCCTCGGTGCTGGTCCCGCTGGTGGTCGCGGCGGCCGCGGGCGCCGGGGTGAACCCGGTCGCGGCGGCGCTGGCCTCCACCGCCGCCGCGGGCTTCTGCCACACGCTGCCGGCCTCCGCGAAACCGGTCACGCTCTTCGCGGAGATCCCCGGCACCCCCACCTACACCCCGCGCGACCTGCTGCGGCTGTCCGCCGTGCTGGCCCCGCTGACCGCCGCCCTGGTCCTGCTGTTCGCCGTCGCGGTGTGGCCGCTGCTCGGCGTCCCCGTGACCCGCTAG
- a CDS encoding ATP-binding protein has protein sequence MTTADGVRRRISARVRILLWLLFVMAVALASVAMTTRSFLLRDVDDRINGLLTQEAGEFANFERRGFDPETGRPFTDPDRLLRVFLERQYADPDEELIGLVARRNGGPAQIIQPRDLPVALPLHRDPDARRRVFDSPEPSGVLHRPEGEIRWAKVSVARYGGGDPAAAFVVAFHPEREVARVDEVFRVLLAISGVALLLTTGIGWAVAGRILQPVRLVRTAAAQLTEQDLTRRIPVRGRDDIAALAETFNAMLDRLERAFATQRQFVDDAGHELRTPITIVRGHLELMGDDPAEREETVRLVTDELDRMSRIVEDLLLLAKAERPDFVTPEPVQLAELTADVYVKARTLGERDWRLTGTADREAQLDPQRITQAMVQLAQNAVQHTTTGQTIRIGSRAEGSRIELYVADSGPGVRPQDRELVFERFRRGTSRRGARGSGAGLGLSIVKAIAEGHGGRVRLHDTEGGGATFVLTFEEAPR, from the coding sequence GTGACGACGGCTGACGGTGTCCGCCGGCGGATATCCGCCCGGGTCCGCATCCTGCTGTGGCTGCTGTTCGTCATGGCCGTCGCGCTCGCCTCGGTCGCCATGACCACCCGCTCCTTCCTGCTGCGGGACGTCGACGACCGGATCAACGGGCTGCTCACCCAGGAGGCCGGCGAGTTCGCCAACTTCGAGCGGCGGGGCTTCGACCCGGAGACGGGCCGGCCGTTCACCGACCCGGACCGGCTGCTGCGGGTTTTCCTGGAGCGGCAGTACGCCGACCCGGACGAGGAGCTGATCGGTCTGGTGGCCCGCCGGAACGGCGGCCCGGCGCAGATCATCCAGCCGCGCGACCTGCCCGTCGCGCTGCCGCTGCACCGGGACCCCGACGCCAGGCGCCGCGTCTTCGACTCGCCCGAACCCTCCGGCGTGCTGCACCGGCCCGAGGGGGAGATCCGCTGGGCCAAGGTGTCCGTGGCCCGGTACGGCGGCGGCGACCCGGCGGCGGCGTTCGTCGTCGCCTTCCACCCCGAGCGCGAAGTGGCCCGGGTGGACGAGGTGTTCCGGGTGCTGCTCGCCATCTCCGGGGTCGCGCTGCTGCTGACCACCGGCATCGGCTGGGCGGTCGCCGGGCGGATCCTGCAGCCCGTGCGGCTGGTGCGCACCGCCGCCGCGCAGCTCACCGAGCAGGACCTCACCCGCCGCATCCCGGTGCGCGGCCGCGACGACATCGCGGCCCTCGCCGAGACGTTCAACGCGATGCTCGACCGGCTGGAGCGGGCCTTCGCCACCCAGCGGCAGTTCGTCGACGACGCCGGTCACGAGCTGCGCACCCCGATCACCATCGTGCGCGGCCATCTGGAGCTGATGGGCGACGACCCGGCCGAACGCGAGGAGACCGTCCGCCTGGTCACCGACGAACTGGACCGGATGAGCCGCATCGTGGAGGACCTGCTGCTGCTCGCCAAGGCCGAACGCCCCGACTTCGTCACCCCGGAGCCGGTGCAGCTCGCCGAACTCACCGCCGACGTCTACGTCAAGGCCCGCACCCTGGGCGAACGCGACTGGCGGCTCACCGGGACGGCGGACCGGGAGGCGCAGCTGGACCCGCAGCGCATCACCCAGGCCATGGTGCAGCTGGCGCAGAACGCGGTGCAGCACACCACCACCGGCCAGACCATCCGCATCGGCTCCCGCGCCGAGGGCTCCCGCATCGAGCTGTACGTCGCCGACTCCGGCCCCGGTGTCCGGCCGCAGGACCGGGAGCTGGTCTTCGAACGCTTCCGGCGCGGCACCTCCCGGCGCGGCGCGCGCGGTTCGGGCGCCGGGCTCGGCCTGTCGATCGTCAAGGCGATCGCGGAGGGCCACGGCGGCCGGGTCCGCCTGCACGACACCGAGGGCGGCGGCGCCACCTTCGTACTCACCTTTGAGGAGGCACCCAGGTGA